The nucleotide sequence ACCGGCCCGACAAAAGCCTTCGGGCATTGGGCGACATCTGCGACGGTGAAAAGACGGTTGTGGGGATCGGTCCATCGACGGTTCGGACCCTGGAAAAGAATATCCAGGGACTTCGGACCTTTCCTCCTTACGCGGGACCGGGTTTTGAAGTGCCCTCGACGCCGTTTGCCTTATGGTGCTGGCTGAGGGACGACGACGGGGGGGAACTTGTCCATCGGACGAGGACCATTGAACGCGTTCTGTCGCCCGCCTTCCGCCTCGATCATGGGATCGAGGCCTTCCGGTACGGATCCGGCCTGGACCTGACGGGTTACGAGGACGGAACGGAGAATCCCAAAGGAGCGAAGGCGGCCGCCGCGTCCGTTGTGCGCGGACAAGGCGCGGGCGTCGACGGGTCGAGCTTCGCGGCCGTCCAACAATGGGTGCATAACCTTGATCACTTTGAAGCGATGACGGCCAAGCAACAAGACAAGACATTCGGACGCCGGAGAAGCGATAACGCGGAATTAAAGGATGCGCCTCCGTCGGCGCACATCAAGAGAACGGCGCAGGAAAGCTTTGAGCCGGAAGCGTTTATCTTGAGACGCTCGATGCCGTGGGCGGACCCGGCCCGGGCCGGGTTGGTTTTCGTGGCGTTTGGCCGGTCGTTCGACGCCTTCGAGGCGCTTCTAAGACGGATGGTCGGGACGGACGACGGTATTACGGACGCCTTGTTCCGCTTCACCCGCCCGATCTCGGGGGCGTATTTCTGGTGTCC is from Nitrospiria bacterium and encodes:
- a CDS encoding Dyp-type peroxidase, with translation MSNVQPGILAPIPSLARYLYFHLNPDHRPDKSLRALGDICDGEKTVVGIGPSTVRTLEKNIQGLRTFPPYAGPGFEVPSTPFALWCWLRDDDGGELVHRTRTIERVLSPAFRLDHGIEAFRYGSGLDLTGYEDGTENPKGAKAAAASVVRGQGAGVDGSSFAAVQQWVHNLDHFEAMTAKQQDKTFGRRRSDNAELKDAPPSAHIKRTAQESFEPEAFILRRSMPWADPARAGLVFVAFGRSFDAFEALLRRMVGTDDGITDALFRFTRPISGAYFWCPPVASGRLDLRALGL